TATTTTTGCCTATTCGTCTTTACAGAACAGCGTCTGTGAAAATCACTTTTCCAGTGTTGCCATAAATTGGATTTAGTTCTTGACTTTGACTGAACCATTCTGacacatgaacatgttttggtCTAACTATTCCGTGATCCCTCTGGATGCAACTTTAGGGTCGTTGACTTGTTGGAAAGTTAGTTGCAGTCTTAGTCTCAAGTCCTCTAGGTTTTAGTGGGAATGGTGTGTTCTGGAATGTTACATTTCAGTTTGATCGGCCTTGCTTGGCCTGTGGCAAACTTTAATTAGCACTTCTGATGGCTTGTGCTTCCCAGAAGTGTTTGAGTTGTCAGTTTGTAGTTGCAATGTGTAAAAGCAAACTTCAACCTGTGGATCCTGTCCATCTTTAAAATCCTAtacttaaagatttttttgttttgtttttcccagaaGAAATCTCGACAGAACAGGTTCTTCGTGGTCCGTACACCATGAGATATGAACGGCATGGTTTTGTGACAGCTTGGACAGCATGTTCCCTCCATGACTACAAGTGACCAGTAACACTACAATGGAGTGTTTGCCCTGAAGGAGGATTCTTTCAACAACAGAAATGTGACAAACGAGGAAGTCTTTATTCAGAGGCTAGAACAGATGTGTCAGGAGCGGAaggacagatcaacacaaatctGTCCTTAGCCTCATTAAGGCCTTTAGTTTTACTGTTTCCAGGAATGAATACATGGGAAAAGGGGTAACATCTATGAAGTTAAAGTTTCCCACATTTTTTATCACCAGtgtaataacaaaatgttttttttagaatttataTGACAAACCAACTCAAAAtagtaatatatattttttgtttttactttttcttgtaGTTACAGTTTTGTCTAAAAAGATGTATTTCTttatacttatatatatatatatacatatatgccCACACACATATAGATTTTTGTATGGTTGGTTTTCCATAGATCAGCACATAGGaacaataattcagattttatttgtaagccataatgtgacaaaatgtggagtTGATTGCATAAATTCCTTTAGCAGGCGCTCTACTTGGTTTACTAGCATAGCAATGGCCTTGAAATGAGATGAGGACTGAGATTGGCCAACAAGTTCACATTGTTCTTCCCTAACGGAAGATGAGACGCGTCACCTGGCAACAGGCAGAACAGACAGCGCCTATTGTACACAAAGCggaggcgttaaattacaaacatcTTCTGGGCCCTTAGCAAACACGAGGTAAGAAAACAGCCTCAATCTCCAGCATCTGCCACCCGTACAAACTTTCTCCAGTTGCAAAAAGCCGAGCCCTCAAGGCGTCaggcagagggaggaggaggaggtggtggtggttgTGGTGGGGGCTGGCGTGTTGGTTTAAGAGCGATGAAAAGTTAAAGTGGTCTGAGGAATTAGCCAACAGGGTGGAATTGCAGGTCGTACATCAGCGCCCCTTCTCAATCATCCATTATCTTACAGCCTGAGATCCCCCTCAGGGGCAGTTCCCATGGTCCGTGCCAACCTGAGCATGCTCCTGAGCACAAGCAGAAAGATAATAATAACACTGCAGGTGAGGCTGCAGATGCAGACATGCCAACTCTCGTCAAGATCAAGGCTTAAAGGTCCTCCACACACGTGTAGGCGGAGCCGTGACTCTGAAACGAGAGACTTTCTCCTCCGAGCCTGCAGTGACATGAGGGGCTGACTTTTCCTACAATTTTTCTTAAGAACCAGTAATAttaagaaaaagggaaaaaacaagcTTAAACCTGTGTATGTAACAATAgtttgttgaaaaaacaaacaatttcagGCGTTTCTTGGCTACTAGGTCTGACTGGATTCTGTTTTGTAACACACTAAATATACTGGAGGTTCTTTTACAGAGTTTGTGGCTTGAATGCAatagaaaaagaatgaaaatacatCAGAgtctgaaagaaataaaaagatctaATTTTCAGGATTTGACCAATCAAGTGTTCCATTCCACATTCTGGGCGACTGATTGGCACATCTTCCATTCTACAATCCTAATAAATCCAATATCTTATTCATTCCCATGTTTAATGactattaaaaattaaagcagaGTTCATTGGAAAAGGGTCAAAGGCTTTTAATACATCACACCCTTGGTCTTTACAACCTGAGCTCCAAAACATCCATCTGAACAATCAGGTACAGTAGTACAGTCGGTGTTCCACAATCCTTACCTACATAGGGGCTTGGGTGCAGCGGTTCGCCATGTCAACAAAGAACATATCCCAATTTTAACAGCTCAAGATTCCTAATATTGTCTTCAAACATCGAGCTGCAGAACAGAGCCAATGTTACCATTGTTACCTGTTGGTAACAATGGAGATAACAATGGTAACATTACCTAAAGGCGGCTGTGCAGCGTTccaaaaagtcaataaaaaaaaacatattccaaTTTTAACAGCTTCCAGGTCAATGCATCATTCCCAAACAGTGAGGTGTAAATACAGTCAGTGTTATTGCTATCTACAGGCAGCAGTGCAGGCActcaaaaagtcaacaaaaaggTATTCTACAGATTCAACACATGTTCATGTCTAGTGAATGTTGCTTCCccaaaaacagtcaaacaaaAAGGTTTATACATTCCATTTACAGTGTGCACACTACATTTAGCTTTTATAACAATTAGGAGATATCTACATTGGTCCAAGAAAGAGtttcaaaaacaatacaaatgcCCTACCAATGTGTGAGGCAGCTGGTAAGTACGGAAGACAGTTCTGTACAAAGTTCACAGTGCGTTTGTTCCTGTTAGCATGGTGCTGAGGCACACTGTGGGCTGGGGGACTCTGGGCTGGGGGACTCTGGGCAGTCTTTGTCCTTGTGCTCCGTCAATTTGAGAATAACAATCTTCCTTTGGAGCTGCTTGACCTCCGCTGCAGGGGGTTCCTCAGCCACTGGCTGGACTGCGCTCTCTGTTAAGTCCTGGCAGACCTGCGGCGGCAGCAGCATGGTAATGACGTTCGAGTGTCCGCCCTGCACTGCTAGGTGCAGCGGGCTGAGTCCCTGCTGGTCCGACAGGCCACCGCCATCTGGACAGTGAAGGATCAGTTCTTTGAGAACTTCACTGTGCCCATTCTCTGCTGCCAAGTGACAGGGGATACGCTGAGCGCGGTCAGACACGTAGGGGTCGGCCCCCTCTGCAATCAGCATCTTGACTGTGGCCAGGTGGCCCCGCTGAGACGCTAGGTGGAGCGGTGTGAGTCCTTGGGCGTTTTGGATATTTACGTCTGTCTGGTGTTTGATGAGCAGGCGGGAGGTGCTGGTGTGACCCGTTTCTGCCGCCACGTGTAGTGCCGTGTTTAGCTCGGACGACGTTACGCGGACGTCCGCCCCCAGTTCGATCAGGATCCGCGCTACTCTGTACTGCCCCCTTTGGGATGCCAGATGCAGCGCCGTACGGCCATCTGTCGTCTGGCTGTCCACGTTCACGCCGGCCTGCTTGACCAGCAGCTTGACGATGCCCAGGTGCCCCTGCCAGGCGGCAAAATGAAGCGCCGTCCAGTTGTTCTTGCCCTTGACCTGAACATCGGCGTTGCGGCTCAGCAGCACCCGGATCACGTTCTCCTGACCGTGTTGGCATGCCACATGGGCCGGAGTGCGTCCCTGGCCGTCAGTCTCATTGATGGTCGCCCCGCGGTCCAGCAGCAGTCGCGTCATGGCCTCGTCTCCGTTCTGGGCTGCCCAGTGCAAGGGCGTGTATTGGTCCTCGTCTTTGGCGTTCACATTAGTCCTGCGCCGACCGAGCAGAAGTTCGGCCAGTGGCTTCTGGTGCTTTTCCGTGGCTAGATGGAGAGGCGTGGAACCGCGAACGTTCGGAAGGTTTGGATTGGCGTCATTCAGAAGGAGGAACTTGACGGCCTCCTCGTTACCCAAAGTGATGGCAAAGTGGAGGAGGCTGTCTCCTCCTTCCAGAGGAAGATCAACATCCTGAGGCTGGAGAATTTTCATTAGCTTAGCGATGTCTTTGGTCCTGATGGCATCACATAACTTCCGCTTCTGGACTTCAGCGGAATCTGGACAGTAGGAAAGAACAAAAACGGACTTTAGAAGACTGATTACTCATTTGGGGTACACCTCCACCTGTAGGTCTTTAATTATCTCTTACCAAATGTGGTTTCCTTTTCAAAGGACATGGACATGATGGAGTCCTGGGATGAGAAAGCTGAATCTGCGGAGGAGATGCCCGAGAGTCTCTTACAGGTGTTCTCTTTGCTGTGGATGCTGTCCTCCTTCACTCGATCAAAGCTCCTTGAGATCCCAGAATCCACCTGGTTCAGCAGCTCCGACAGACTGTAGTCTTTTTCCGGCAGCATGGCCGACTTTGGACGCACCGGTTTGCTGCCGTTACTCTGTGGAAAAATCATTCGGTTAGCGTCCAACCTTTGGACAAACAGTTCCCTGACATTCTGTACATGACATTACATTGACAGTCCAACATGCCGCTGGGACTCGTTTCATATTTCACTTTCAATGGCAGCTCAATGGAAAACCtgtgattgttttcattttaaatgcagctgGAAACTTTAAACAACTTCCTTTTTGTTCTTACGGACAGTGCTGCCTATCGGCTTTCACCAAGCCGGAGCTGGATGTTTGCTTCTAGTCACGTACAGAATACCTGAACAGGCCGGAAACCACAGTGCAACACACACAGGTTGGTCAACATTCCTCTCCTGTGACGAAATGCTTGTTCTGGACCAGACATCTGACTTATAAAGCCATAACCTCATCTGATACACTGGAGAGAGATAAACTCCTTGGTTACACATTAATAAGCGAAGCAGCGTGCCGATTCAACGACAGCAAGAAGCTGCAGAGCATAAAAATGAGGTCTTCAGTGGCTGTTCAAAACATTCTGTTAAACTGTTATGGTCGGatctttaataattaaacatctACATCTAATGATAACAAGAGAGTTCAGCTTGAGTTCATTTCAAACTCAGTATTCCAGCTTGTCACAGGCGGTGATTGGGTAATGGTTTGAAAAGTGCAATCTGCAGATCTCAGTAGCCAGAGGCTCCCATATCAGGTCAGAGAGTTTGAGACGTATTTATGTGCGAGGCCTTTTAACGGCTTCAATGTCAGGAGTTAAACTTTACAACCTCAAATAAAACCTAACAGACAGCCAGGGCAGAGAAGTTACATGTGGCAGGGCGGATCTCTTCATGCCTTTCTAATCAGCCTGGCTGGAGTCTTTCAAACCATCTGCACACTGAATAGATAATCCTGACTAAGACCTGATAATAATCTAGGCTATTACGCAAAAGCAGACAAATGCTTctactatgttttttttaaagtgggcTGTGAAAATACCTGTACGGGACGCATGTTTAACATAAGCATCTAGAGTAAAGTAATTAGGAGTCCTGTCATCTCTGCAGGAATTCTTACggtgtttgatttattttcagatccACAGAATGCCACAACTCAAGTGGCTTAATGAGGACTGCAGCTTAAAGAAAACGTTCTATTGGACTGATGTTGGTTTTAGATTGTTCAACGAGAGGGAGAATGTGATTTAGGATTCTGATCCGATTCAGAAATTATTTGGCTAGACGACAAAATCAAGTGACTTTCCATTGATTATCTAATTGTTATTGGCAGATGACATATAACAAAGAtctgagtcttttttttctccattcataaaatgcaataaagcaaagaactctaaacatttttcatttataaagcagTCCTCTGtgatttctgttattttttgcaGTCAAAATCACTAATTTGATACTGCGActtcagaaatatttgcaaggaaatTTGCAATATTTTCTCCTCATTAACCCCCTTACAAAATCTACTTCTagaagaaaacagataaaaacgaCAGCGAGCAGACAGATTGGacacacaaaaatgttcatGCCTTTGAAGAACCTAAATAGTTGGACTTGTGTTACTCGCTACATCTTTCATAACTTGACATAAAGTAATTTTTGAGGCAGCACCTGTGGGTGGGAGTTAAACCAacgcttttgaaaaaaatcacaataaacacaATATTCCATCATACTGAAAAAATGTGGGGATTTGTTAACTCTGCATGAATTTCTGGATGGACTGACAAAAGCATCAACCAACTTCTAGCAaaaactgcagcacattttttccactttatgcAAACATAGTATTTAGTTCAAAATGTAATTGGACGAAGTCAGAGCTGGCACGTTAGACCTTAAAAAGAAACGGATGTTGGTCTCGGCCAAGAAAAGCCTGATTGGTTGCTCAGCTTCCCTCGTTTTCATCCAACTTTTCGTCCCAATTAACAGCCTGAACTACCTCCATCATTATTTAATAAAGATAAGACCTGATCTCAAAATCAGTGTGTGTAATCCTGCCATGACTTTACCTGGTCACTGGCGACTGGGTTGGGGGACaagggttctggttctgatgatgTTGATAACCTCGGGGTCCTGGGCTCATCTTGAGGTTTGGAGCAAAGCTCCTCAGCTTCAGATGTAATTTCTGAGAGAAGAAAGTAACGAATCAAACGTCATGTGCAGGTGAAATTGGatcaaaaagaaaggaaaaagcaTCCCATACTAGCAGACATGAGACAGTTTGTCtaattgatgttttcttttagagcaaagataaaaataaataaataaataaaaagtccaCACCAACCTTGAAAGGTGGGTCTGGCATTAGGGCTGTTGACCCAGCAGCGCTGCATGAGGCTCAGGAAACCGGCGCAGGTAGAAGGTCGACTTCTTGGCACCAAACCCAGATCTGGACGAACTCCTTTAACCACTTTCACCATGATCTGCAGGATGTTGTTTTCTCCTAAGGAGGAAAATGCCAGTTTAATTATTACCCATTCGGACATATTTCATCCTAAGACTACATCAGAGTACACCGTGTCCCTCTACCTACAAGAACAACCGGCGATGCGCAGCGTTATCACCATCTTTCTTAGCGCCCACACACCATGTGCTTGTTTCCCACGGCAGCCTAAATGGTCTGACCCAGTTCTATCCAGCGGTGGGAATCAGCCAAGTCAAATGATTCACAGAGAAGACGGCACAGCTTAAAGCAGCTATTGTAGCCATAAGGGGGCGGCACGGCAATCAACCTGGCAATtcctcactttttctttttttctgggtCAATATAGGCAGCGCCAACCCTGCCTAAAGTAGGTgccagttgttaaaaaaaaaaaaaaaacaaggctaCACTATACGCCTGGgaaaacgaaagaaaaaaattccaacCTTGCCCAGTCCACCTGCCTGCTGTGGAATTTCGACAGCAAACATGCTCAGGTACACACCTTGAATACTGTGGTCTGGAGGTTTGTtggaagtttaaaaataaaagggaggATTGATATTGAGATGGAAATAGCTGAAAAGTTGTCAAAGCAACCGGCGGTATTATTTCTCCCCAACACgcctcatttgtttttcttcacaaaaaccgttactgcttgtgtttgtgctgcaggcCTTACCCTGGTAGGGTTTCTTCTGTGTGAGAATGCCCCAGATCACGATGGAGAAGCTGAAagagataaaacataaatagagAAAGAGGTGTGATTTTCctagaaaacattaaactgcaCATAAAGTGGTATTTAATCTAAAGCTATAGAAGTCCAAGGTGACTGTTCCAGTGATATCAATGCGCATGTTCGTTCTCCAGCAGcacattttgttacttttactaCTTTTTCTACTCAGAATGCCACATAACACCAAACAGAAAGTATTTCTGATGCAGAAACTTTCAGTGTTTCCTGACAAAATCACGGCAAAGACTGCTAAATCGCCGCTTGTCCTGTAGTCCGGGGTTGTCCATTGCAGGTCTTGAAGGACCCGGTGTCCTGCTGGGGTTAAATGTCTCCTTGCTCCTACACAGCTGATGTAAACGGCTCTACAGAGCCATGCTAACGAACCGTTCTGTTGACTGTGCTGTGTTGAATCAGGgtatctaaaacatgcaggttaCTGGTCCTTGAGGGTTTGATCACTGTCACCTTCCAAAAGGAGGGGAAGCAGCAAAACATTGCTGACGAGGTCGGGTATTCAGAGTGCTGTATCCAAGCATACTGTTacaaaattgagtggaaggaaaaagaacGGCCATGTGAAATAAACACAGAACGGCCTAATGAAATAAACACCACTTAAGAGTTTGACAaagtgtgtgtatatgtataatatatatatgGAGATGAATCTGCATATTAGATAGCTGAGGAATGCTGTTTGATGAGGTTTTGTTGTATGCTAGTAACTGGGCCAGACTTTAGAAAggacttaaaggggcagtagcCCAGGGCTCTGATGTATTGGGGTGGGGtgcacagattttatttttttacttttataaatacatgttttgcAGACATGATACTTTACATGGAGTGGTAGGCTCATGTCAGGTGATATGGGATTTTATGACTACACAATAcaaatttttttggggggaacaACATGGAGCAACTGGCCAGGGCACATATTAAACTCACCATCATCAGTTGGTGTCAAAAGTTCCTGCATAATTATATATAGTTTTACCTATTAATGCGCTGAAATTTTCATTAGCAAACTATTTTTTCTCTAGTGGATAGGGCACCAAAATGAATTCCAGCCCAGGGgccaaaatcaaattaaatccgGCCCTGGCTATTAAGTATAGCATGAAATGACAAATTGGTTTGAATTACTTCCCGATTTACGATTCTAAATTAATCTACCACACTTGATTGACAACGGTACTGGATGAGAAATCTGAACAGGAACACCTGCATTTACAATCAACAAACTGCGTGTCAAGTTCTGAGGAAACCAACCTGTAGACGTCGTGCTTCGTGTCCGACACTCTGTCCTTTTCTATGATTCTTTCTGGCGGCAGGTAGGCTATGGTGCCGCAGAAGCCCTCTCTGCTGATGTCATCAGTCTGGGCCAGGCCGTTCCACCGGGCCAGGCCAAAGTCAGATATCTGAAAGGAGATCAGAGCCTGAGTTCAATCGCATCGCCAGCGTCGGATTTCTCGTGAAATGCCATCGCAGCGATGACTAACTTTGCCCGTCGAGTGTGACAGGCAGCTAAGCTTTTATTATGTGCACTGAATGGTATGATGAGGGCAACACGGCCATGTCCCAACCTGCCGGAGAGGAGAGGCCCTGTATATTT
The DNA window shown above is from Poecilia reticulata strain Guanapo linkage group LG14, Guppy_female_1.0+MT, whole genome shotgun sequence and carries:
- the ripk4 gene encoding receptor-interacting serine/threonine-protein kinase 4, which encodes MMSQQLAQPPYLGKWEESCLAVDWGKKQGRAHRLFRLVFVCAATLSILETKEYRNYPPPVGGSLDMDMDVPDSPHEDMGLLKTFDSSEFGNWEKIGSGGFGQVYKVRHVKWKTWLAIKCPPCLHLDEKDRSELLEEAKKMEAAKFRYILPVYGICNDPQGLVMEYMETGSLENLLANEPLPWELRFRIIHETAVGMNFLHCMNPPLLHLDLKPANILLDGHYHVKISDFGLARWNGLAQTDDISREGFCGTIAYLPPERIIEKDRVSDTKHDVYSFSIVIWGILTQKKPYQGENNILQIMVKVVKGVRPDLGLVPRSRPSTCAGFLSLMQRCWVNSPNARPTFQEITSEAEELCSKPQDEPRTPRLSTSSEPEPLSPNPVASDQSNGSKPVRPKSAMLPEKDYSLSELLNQVDSGISRSFDRVKEDSIHSKENTCKRLSGISSADSAFSSQDSIMSMSFEKETTFDSAEVQKRKLCDAIRTKDIAKLMKILQPQDVDLPLEGGDSLLHFAITLGNEEAVKFLLLNDANPNLPNVRGSTPLHLATEKHQKPLAELLLGRRRTNVNAKDEDQYTPLHWAAQNGDEAMTRLLLDRGATINETDGQGRTPAHVACQHGQENVIRVLLSRNADVQVKGKNNWTALHFAAWQGHLGIVKLLVKQAGVNVDSQTTDGRTALHLASQRGQYRVARILIELGADVRVTSSELNTALHVAAETGHTSTSRLLIKHQTDVNIQNAQGLTPLHLASQRGHLATVKMLIAEGADPYVSDRAQRIPCHLAAENGHSEVLKELILHCPDGGGLSDQQGLSPLHLAVQGGHSNVITMLLPPQVCQDLTESAVQPVAEEPPAAEVKQLQRKIVILKLTEHKDKDCPESPSPESPSPQCASAPC